One genomic window of Nicotiana sylvestris chromosome 10, ASM39365v2, whole genome shotgun sequence includes the following:
- the LOC138879358 gene encoding uncharacterized mitochondrial protein AtMg00810-like: MTPLEINNTWEMVQLLEGKSTIGFRWIYTAIKIASVRLLISLAAMHHWPLRQLDNKNAFLHGEPAEECYMEQPPGNSHFKIHQKALGKGLLYEGKSHTNIVGYSDADWASSMFNRCSTSGYCIMIQGNLISWKSKKQDVGVGSSAEAEYRAMTLATCELI; this comes from the exons ATGACTCCTCTAGAGATAAATAACACTTGGGAAATGGTCCAGTTACTTGAGGGAAAATCTACCATTGGATTTCGATGGATCTATACAGCAATAAAG ATTGCATCTGTCCGACTACTTATCTCCTTAGCAGCAATGCACCATTGGCCGCTTCGTCAACTAGATAATAAAAATGCTTTCTTACATGGTGAGCCTGCTGAGGAATGTTATATGGAGCAACCTCCTgg TAATTCACATTTTAAGATACATCAAAAAGCTCTAGGAAAGGGACTATTATATGAAGGCAAAAGTCACACAAACATTGTTGGATATTCTGATGCTGATTGGGCAAGTTCTATGTTTAATAGATGCTCCACTTCTGGGTACTGTATCATGATTCAGGGAAATTTAATTTCTTGGAAAAGCAAAAAGCAAGATGTTGGTGTCGgatctagtgcagaagcagaatatcgagctATGACCCTTGCTACATGCGAGCTTATTTAG